From one Catenuloplanes nepalensis genomic stretch:
- a CDS encoding M48 family metalloprotease, whose product MTTAFRALISIIMLAGFYVVALLLFVAGTALAIWVGSNTSGTGATRFGLFVFGVTVWAVGYGTWKAVRAQSGDPNGIPLSREQAPYLWATVDELAQAVGTRAPDEIFLVPEVNAAVSEKSRLMGLIGGRRTMLIGMPLLQTFTVAQLRSVLAHELGHFSGSHTRLAAVSYRGRMAMGRTIEHLGAGNLIGYVYRGYGRLFLLVDNAVSRRQELEADLSSVRVAGRAAAASALEEVRVLDAAFNFYLGRYVGPGLEAGAAPDDLFAGFRELLTARAEEIAALRAAATGIEEQQSRWDSHPPIGARVAAINAAPESPVTPDDRPAEVLIPGLGQAGLALQQHIFGGRNLTVLPWQQFIGTGANGRLQENMDGLLRALTRALNVPVTDVGGVLDQIEAGRLAAMAAVVFPSASPEEAAKRFADPLDALFSLAAVRSGVATWDHSWTGAPRLLAADGSELDLAPVALLAVDPATLGTARARLAELGIDVTAAKQVASTVPLRRASVLGGVISMKVAGARTDVVVLDTGVALVPSLGHFAMAHRKRGRIMDWVQRGDAEAVVKTPGTRYIPAEEIRTGGQVRSFPKRFEIVLRSGETVRIDWTMQAEDQNNAYDRLRDLLKAASAS is encoded by the coding sequence ATGACGACAGCGTTCCGTGCGCTGATCTCCATCATCATGCTGGCCGGCTTCTACGTGGTGGCGCTGCTGCTCTTCGTGGCCGGCACCGCGCTGGCCATCTGGGTCGGCAGCAACACCAGCGGCACCGGGGCCACCCGGTTCGGCCTCTTCGTCTTCGGCGTCACGGTGTGGGCGGTCGGCTACGGCACCTGGAAGGCGGTGCGCGCGCAGAGCGGCGACCCGAACGGCATCCCGCTGAGCCGCGAGCAGGCGCCCTACCTGTGGGCGACCGTGGACGAGCTGGCGCAGGCGGTCGGCACCCGCGCGCCCGACGAGATCTTCCTGGTGCCCGAGGTCAACGCGGCCGTGTCCGAGAAGTCCCGGCTGATGGGCCTGATCGGCGGGCGCCGCACCATGCTGATCGGCATGCCGCTGCTGCAGACGTTCACGGTCGCGCAGCTGCGCTCGGTGCTCGCGCACGAACTCGGCCACTTCTCCGGCTCGCACACCCGGCTCGCGGCCGTGTCGTACCGGGGCCGGATGGCGATGGGCCGCACCATCGAGCACCTCGGCGCCGGCAACCTGATCGGCTACGTCTACCGCGGGTACGGCCGGCTGTTCCTGCTGGTCGACAACGCGGTCAGCCGCCGCCAGGAGCTGGAGGCCGACCTCTCGTCCGTGCGCGTCGCCGGCCGGGCCGCGGCCGCGAGCGCGCTGGAGGAGGTACGCGTGCTCGACGCCGCGTTCAACTTCTACCTCGGGCGGTACGTCGGTCCCGGCCTGGAGGCCGGTGCCGCGCCGGACGACCTGTTCGCCGGGTTCCGCGAGCTGCTCACCGCGCGCGCCGAGGAGATCGCCGCGCTGCGGGCCGCCGCCACCGGGATCGAGGAGCAGCAGTCCCGCTGGGACAGCCACCCGCCGATCGGCGCCCGGGTCGCCGCGATCAACGCCGCGCCGGAGTCCCCGGTCACGCCGGACGACCGGCCGGCAGAGGTGCTCATCCCCGGCCTCGGCCAGGCCGGGCTCGCGCTGCAGCAGCACATCTTCGGCGGGCGCAACCTGACCGTGCTCCCCTGGCAGCAGTTCATCGGCACCGGCGCGAACGGCCGGCTGCAGGAGAACATGGACGGTCTGCTGCGCGCGCTGACTCGGGCGCTCAACGTGCCGGTCACCGACGTCGGCGGCGTGCTCGACCAGATCGAGGCCGGCCGGCTGGCCGCGATGGCCGCGGTGGTCTTCCCGTCCGCTTCTCCCGAGGAGGCCGCGAAGCGCTTCGCGGACCCGCTGGACGCGCTGTTCTCGCTGGCCGCGGTCCGCTCCGGCGTGGCCACGTGGGACCACTCGTGGACCGGCGCGCCACGGCTGCTCGCGGCGGACGGGTCCGAGCTGGACCTCGCACCGGTCGCGCTGCTCGCGGTCGACCCGGCCACTCTCGGCACCGCCCGGGCACGGCTCGCCGAGCTGGGTATCGACGTGACCGCCGCGAAGCAGGTGGCGTCGACCGTCCCGCTGCGTCGCGCGTCCGTACTGGGTGGCGTGATCAGCATGAAGGTGGCGGGTGCGCGTACCGACGTGGTCGTGCTCGACACCGGTGTGGCGCTGGTGCCGTCACTGGGCCACTTCGCGATGGCGCACCGAAAGCGTGGCCGGATCATGGACTGGGTGCAGCGGGGCGACGCTGAGGCCGTGGTGAAGACGCCAGGCACGCGCTACATCCCCGCCGAGGAGATCAGGACCGGCGGGCAGGTGCGCTCGTTCCCGAAGCGGTTCGAGATCGTGCTCCGCAGTGGCGAGACGGTGCGGATCGACTGGACCATGCAGGCCGAGGACCAGAACAACGCCTACGACCGCCTCCGCGACCTCCTCAAAGCCGCGTCAGCCTCCTAA
- the htpG gene encoding molecular chaperone HtpG — MSTETLEFQAEARQLLQLMVHSIYSNKDIFLRELISNASDALDKLRLESLVDKDLEVDTSDLHIAIEADRDARTLTVRDNGIGMSREEVVRLIGTIAKSGTAEVLARLREAKENAELIGQFGVGFYSTFMVADRVTLTTRKAGETEGTRWESAGEGTYTIETVEDVPQGTSVTLHLKPEDSEDHLYDYTTEWKIREIVKRYSDFISWPIRMTTEKTGEDETVEYETQTLNSMKALWARPRKDVEQSEYNEFYRHISHDWSDPLETIHMKAEGTFEYEALLFIPSHAPFDLFMREGKRGPQLYVKRVFIMDDAEALLPDYLRFVKGVVDAHDLSLNISREILQQDRQIQAVRRRLVKKILSTVRDLQQNENEKYQTFWREFGRAVKEGLINDTDNQGTLLEILSAASTHAEDGVTTLADYVSRMKDGQQHIYYMTGESRSMIENSPHMEAFRAKGFEVLILTDPVDEVWVERVTEFDGKPLQSIAKGQVDLESEEEKEAAKPEQEQRKKDFAELLTWMGESLSENVKEVRLSSRLTTSAACIVGDENDVTPTLEKMYRAMGQDVPHVKRILELNPTHPLVTGLRNAFDGGAKDGLADTAELIYGMALLAEGGELADPSRFTRLLADRLAATL; from the coding sequence ATGAGCACCGAGACGCTGGAGTTTCAGGCCGAGGCGCGCCAGCTGCTGCAGCTGATGGTTCATTCGATCTACTCGAACAAGGACATCTTCCTGCGGGAGCTCATCTCGAACGCGTCCGACGCCCTCGACAAGCTGCGCCTGGAGTCGCTGGTCGACAAGGACCTCGAGGTCGACACGTCGGACCTGCACATCGCGATCGAGGCGGACCGGGACGCCCGCACGCTGACCGTGCGCGACAACGGCATCGGCATGTCGCGTGAGGAGGTCGTCCGGCTGATCGGCACGATCGCCAAGTCCGGCACCGCGGAGGTCCTGGCGCGGCTACGCGAGGCGAAGGAGAACGCGGAGCTGATCGGCCAGTTCGGCGTGGGTTTCTACTCCACCTTCATGGTCGCCGACCGGGTCACGCTGACGACCCGGAAGGCAGGCGAGACCGAGGGTACGAGGTGGGAGTCCGCAGGCGAGGGCACCTACACGATCGAGACGGTCGAGGACGTGCCGCAGGGCACGAGCGTGACGCTGCACCTCAAGCCGGAGGACAGCGAGGACCACCTCTACGACTACACCACCGAGTGGAAGATCCGCGAGATCGTCAAGCGGTACTCGGACTTCATCTCCTGGCCGATCCGGATGACCACGGAGAAGACCGGCGAGGACGAGACCGTCGAGTACGAGACGCAGACGCTCAACTCGATGAAGGCGCTCTGGGCCCGCCCCCGCAAGGACGTGGAGCAGTCCGAGTACAACGAGTTCTACCGGCACATCAGCCACGACTGGTCCGACCCGCTCGAGACGATCCACATGAAGGCGGAGGGCACGTTCGAGTACGAGGCGCTGCTCTTCATCCCGTCGCATGCGCCGTTCGACCTGTTCATGCGCGAGGGCAAGCGCGGCCCGCAGCTGTACGTGAAGCGCGTCTTCATCATGGACGACGCGGAGGCGCTGCTCCCCGACTACCTGCGCTTCGTCAAGGGTGTCGTGGACGCGCACGACCTGTCGCTGAACATCTCCCGGGAGATCCTTCAGCAGGACCGGCAGATCCAGGCCGTCCGCCGTCGTCTGGTCAAGAAGATCCTTTCGACGGTACGGGACCTGCAGCAGAACGAGAACGAGAAGTACCAGACGTTCTGGCGCGAGTTCGGCCGCGCGGTCAAGGAAGGCCTGATCAACGACACCGACAACCAGGGCACGCTCCTGGAGATCCTGTCCGCGGCCTCCACGCACGCCGAGGACGGCGTGACCACGCTGGCCGACTACGTGAGCCGGATGAAGGACGGCCAGCAGCACATCTACTACATGACCGGCGAGTCCCGCTCGATGATCGAGAACTCGCCGCACATGGAGGCGTTCCGCGCCAAGGGCTTCGAGGTGCTGATCCTCACCGACCCGGTCGACGAGGTCTGGGTGGAGCGGGTCACCGAGTTCGACGGCAAGCCGCTGCAGTCGATCGCGAAGGGTCAGGTCGACCTGGAGTCGGAGGAGGAGAAGGAGGCCGCGAAGCCGGAGCAGGAGCAGCGGAAGAAGGACTTCGCGGAGCTGCTCACCTGGATGGGCGAGTCGCTGTCGGAGAACGTCAAGGAGGTCCGGCTCTCCTCCCGGCTGACCACGTCGGCCGCGTGCATCGTCGGCGACGAGAACGACGTGACGCCGACGCTGGAGAAGATGTACCGCGCGATGGGCCAGGACGTGCCGCACGTCAAGCGCATCCTGGAGCTGAACCCGACGCACCCGCTGGTCACCGGCCTGCGGAACGCTTTCGACGGCGGCGCCAAGGACGGTCTCGCGGACACCGCTGAGCTGATCTACGGCATGGCGCTGCTGGCCGAGGGCGGCGAGCTGGCCGATCCGTCCCGGTTCACCCGGCTGCTCGCCGACCGGCTCGCCGCGACGCTCTAG
- a CDS encoding DUF3152 domain-containing protein, whose translation MRLRTGRITGVFIAAITALSACGTATDGQAEWRAGDEPVAPVSAASPTPSASPSPEPVSDEQVPEAGDGAYDTARGSNYVIGKGQTLITYRVEVERGVDWGDLPKVMTDDFAARIEEVLEHPQSWPASADHPVTEPEHGVHGASWRFQRVSGPQYKVRIRLASPATVDAVCRQVGLDTEGKYSCKTGNIIMINLRRWLQGSGVASVDDYPEAVINHEMGHYLGFDHQGCSGPGELAPIMMQQSIDLDGCEPNLYPFTKDGEFVSGPYLPS comes from the coding sequence GTGCGGCTGCGTACGGGTCGGATCACAGGAGTCTTCATCGCGGCGATCACGGCGTTGTCCGCGTGTGGCACGGCCACGGACGGGCAGGCGGAGTGGCGGGCCGGTGACGAACCGGTGGCGCCGGTGTCGGCGGCGAGCCCGACGCCGAGTGCGTCACCGAGCCCGGAGCCGGTGAGCGACGAGCAGGTCCCGGAGGCGGGCGACGGCGCCTACGACACGGCGCGGGGCTCGAACTACGTGATCGGCAAGGGCCAGACGCTGATCACGTACCGGGTGGAGGTGGAGCGGGGCGTCGACTGGGGCGACCTGCCGAAGGTGATGACGGACGACTTCGCGGCCCGGATCGAGGAGGTGCTGGAGCACCCGCAGAGCTGGCCCGCCTCGGCCGACCACCCGGTCACCGAGCCGGAGCACGGCGTGCACGGCGCGTCGTGGCGCTTCCAGCGGGTGAGCGGGCCGCAGTACAAGGTGCGGATCCGCCTGGCCTCGCCGGCGACGGTGGACGCGGTGTGCCGGCAGGTCGGGCTGGACACCGAGGGCAAGTACTCGTGCAAGACCGGCAACATCATCATGATCAACCTGCGGCGCTGGCTGCAGGGCTCCGGCGTCGCGTCCGTGGACGACTACCCCGAGGCGGTCATCAACCACGAGATGGGGCACTACCTCGGCTTCGACCACCAGGGGTGTTCCGGCCCGGGCGAACTCGCGCCCATCATGATGCAGCAGTCGATCGACCTCGACGGCTGCGAGCCGAACCTCTATCCGTTCACGAAGGACGGCGAGTTCGTCTCCGGGCCGTACCTCCCCAGCTAG
- a CDS encoding SWIM zinc finger family protein, producing the protein MANAAAYAYLDHSAFAPDSGLTLQTSGGPSAHPRFFDGFLTQPGAAAVGLLAVAEVARTRYFRPVSPASLDPVVTAGSDRLRFESFSGCCGVYARLDVLPAGVDGDITGHGTTNVDVNVPLQRALSRVGRSDPMHLAVGPDDLTVTTFDGPLVERRVPLPSRWLRGFAEAQVITSRFDARAEVGAAEARALLHRLPVAERGVLWAIPSGRSLRLTSRPVPGAVCLPGAGRLVALRPFLRFATTLRVFGPPVTAGSGPVASTWELSSPAMRLSLTLSPESQRGFSGEGAVLESLATDDAADDADLISALLSWDPTIDVDALAVSSGLPATRVRDALTQLGTAGRVGYDVAEAGYFHRTLPYDASAAAKLNPRLTGARALVTAGAVTFEGESAVVRSGAETYRVRVLADDTFTCTCPWWAKHRGDRGPCKHALAARMARTGETADLDESAAAPA; encoded by the coding sequence ATGGCCAACGCGGCGGCATACGCATACCTCGATCATTCGGCGTTCGCGCCGGACAGCGGGCTCACGCTCCAGACGTCCGGCGGCCCGTCCGCCCACCCGCGGTTCTTCGACGGCTTCCTCACCCAGCCCGGTGCCGCCGCGGTCGGGCTGCTGGCCGTCGCCGAGGTCGCCCGCACGCGCTACTTCCGGCCGGTCAGCCCGGCGAGCCTCGACCCGGTGGTGACCGCCGGCTCCGACCGGCTGCGCTTCGAGTCGTTCTCCGGCTGCTGCGGTGTCTACGCGCGGCTCGACGTCCTGCCGGCCGGCGTCGACGGCGACATCACCGGCCACGGCACGACGAACGTGGATGTCAACGTGCCCCTCCAGCGCGCGCTCTCCCGTGTCGGCCGCTCCGACCCGATGCACCTCGCGGTCGGGCCGGACGATCTGACCGTCACCACGTTCGACGGGCCGCTCGTCGAGCGGAGGGTGCCGCTGCCGTCCCGCTGGCTGCGCGGCTTCGCCGAGGCCCAGGTGATCACGTCCCGATTCGACGCGCGCGCCGAGGTCGGCGCGGCCGAGGCCCGCGCGCTGCTGCACCGTCTCCCGGTCGCGGAGCGCGGCGTGCTGTGGGCGATCCCGTCCGGCCGATCGCTGCGCCTGACCTCCCGCCCGGTCCCCGGCGCGGTCTGCCTGCCCGGCGCCGGCCGGCTCGTCGCGCTCCGCCCGTTCCTGCGCTTCGCCACCACGCTGCGGGTGTTCGGCCCACCCGTCACCGCGGGCAGCGGGCCGGTCGCCAGCACGTGGGAGCTCAGCTCGCCCGCCATGCGCCTGTCGCTCACGCTCTCCCCGGAGTCCCAGCGCGGGTTCTCCGGCGAGGGCGCGGTCCTGGAGTCGCTCGCCACGGACGACGCGGCCGACGACGCAGACCTGATCAGCGCGCTCCTCTCCTGGGACCCGACGATCGACGTGGACGCGCTCGCGGTCTCGTCCGGGCTGCCCGCGACGCGCGTCCGGGATGCGCTGACCCAGCTCGGCACGGCCGGCCGGGTCGGTTACGACGTGGCGGAGGCCGGTTACTTCCACCGCACGCTGCCCTACGACGCGTCCGCGGCCGCGAAGCTGAACCCGCGTCTGACCGGCGCCCGCGCGCTGGTCACGGCCGGTGCGGTGACGTTCGAGGGCGAGTCCGCGGTGGTGCGCAGCGGCGCCGAGACCTACCGGGTGCGCGTGCTCGCCGACGACACGTTTACCTGCACCTGCCCCTGGTGGGCCAAGCACCGCGGCGACCGGGGCCCGTGCAAGCACGCGCTCGCGGCCCGCATGGCCCGCACCGGCGAGACCGCCGACCTCGACGAGTCCGCGGCGGCGCCGGCATGA